One genomic segment of Halalkalicoccus tibetensis includes these proteins:
- a CDS encoding fumarylacetoacetate hydrolase family protein has product MRFARALTDDGVREGELSDGTLSTDDGEYAVERDDLLAPCLPSALYCVGRNYAETLDQMDYERPEEPDFFIKPPVSVLPTETPIPYPTFSEEVTYAGELAAVIGEECKNVAPEEVPDVVRGYTIMNDMDALDQQDRTARKAFDGSGPLGPWIETDLDPRGIDMHTEINGERRQEANTELMLFDAHEVVSYLSERFTFSPGDVVAFGSPANPGTVEPGDEIEITYEGVGTLRNTVADPER; this is encoded by the coding sequence ATGCGATTCGCACGCGCCCTGACCGACGACGGGGTTCGAGAGGGAGAGCTCTCGGACGGCACGCTCAGCACCGACGACGGCGAGTACGCGGTCGAACGCGACGACCTGCTCGCGCCGTGTCTCCCCTCGGCGCTCTACTGCGTCGGGCGCAACTACGCCGAGACGCTCGACCAGATGGACTACGAGCGCCCCGAGGAGCCCGACTTCTTCATCAAGCCGCCCGTCTCGGTGCTGCCCACCGAAACGCCGATTCCGTATCCGACCTTCTCCGAGGAGGTCACTTACGCCGGCGAGCTCGCCGCGGTGATCGGCGAGGAGTGCAAGAACGTCGCCCCCGAGGAGGTCCCCGACGTGGTGCGGGGCTATACGATCATGAACGACATGGACGCGCTGGATCAGCAGGATCGGACGGCGAGAAAGGCGTTCGACGGCTCGGGGCCCTTGGGTCCCTGGATCGAGACCGACCTCGACCCGCGGGGGATCGACATGCACACCGAGATCAACGGCGAGCGTAGACAGGAGGCGAACACCGAGCTGATGCTGTTCGACGCCCACGAGGTCGTCTCGTATCTCTCGGAACGGTTCACCTTCTCGCCGGGCGACGTGGTCGCATTCGGCAGCCCCGCGAACCCCGGGACCGTCGAACCGGGCGACGAGATCGAGATCACCTACGAGGGCGTCGGCACGCTACGGAACACGGTCGCGGACCCGGAGCGGTAG
- a CDS encoding helix-hairpin-helix domain-containing protein translates to MSCGRHHRATSSTGTERKGYPVERPYARNEPTAKRMYGCIEGIGPELAERLYEAHPSVAALSGASIEELCALEGIGEARARRIRGALRGG, encoded by the coding sequence ATGTCTTGTGGTCGGCACCACCGCGCCACGTCCTCGACGGGGACGGAACGCAAGGGCTACCCCGTCGAGCGCCCCTACGCCCGCAACGAGCCGACCGCAAAGCGGATGTACGGCTGCATCGAGGGGATCGGCCCCGAACTCGCCGAGCGGCTGTACGAGGCCCATCCGTCCGTGGCCGCGCTGTCGGGAGCCTCGATCGAGGAGCTGTGCGCGCTCGAGGGGATCGGCGAGGCACGTGCCCGCCGGATTCGGGGAGCGCTCCGCGGCGGGTGA
- a CDS encoding redox-regulated ATPase YchF → MSYRIGLVGKPSVGKSTFFNAATMNDVPEGAYPFTTIDPSVGEAYVRVACAAPEFDRSCTPETGFCREGTRFVPTKLVDVAGLIPGAHEGHGLGNQFLTDLNETDVLVHVVDFSGTTDAEGEPTEGHDPREDIDFLETELDMWYLEILEKGIDKFENRYGGEEADIEVELAEQMSAFGINKDEIKRLVLRLDLGFDPDEWDGEDREDLAREIRKETKPMVIAANKMDTPAAQANYEEITSDPDYDHLTIVPASAHAEKALKRADEQGAIEYRAGDGDFEIVGDLSSEQEAGLEQIGGFVREFEGTGVQRALEAALFEELDAIAVFPGSANGEPEDGKFMRDCFVLPEGSTTEDFAYFLHSDIGEGLLHGIDCRSERQVGAGHELSHRDVIEIVSTN, encoded by the coding sequence ATGAGCTATCGGATCGGTCTCGTCGGCAAGCCATCGGTGGGCAAGTCGACCTTCTTCAACGCCGCGACGATGAACGACGTCCCCGAGGGGGCGTATCCCTTCACGACCATCGACCCCAGCGTCGGCGAGGCGTACGTCCGCGTCGCATGTGCCGCCCCCGAGTTCGACCGCTCCTGTACCCCCGAGACGGGCTTCTGTCGCGAGGGGACCCGGTTCGTTCCCACCAAACTCGTCGACGTTGCGGGGCTGATCCCCGGCGCCCACGAGGGCCACGGTCTGGGAAACCAGTTCCTGACCGACCTCAACGAGACGGACGTGCTCGTCCACGTCGTCGACTTCTCGGGGACGACCGACGCCGAGGGCGAGCCCACCGAGGGCCACGACCCCCGCGAGGACATCGACTTCCTCGAGACCGAGCTCGACATGTGGTACCTCGAGATCCTCGAGAAGGGGATCGACAAGTTCGAGAACCGCTACGGCGGCGAGGAGGCAGACATCGAGGTCGAGCTCGCAGAACAGATGAGCGCCTTCGGCATCAACAAGGACGAGATCAAACGATTGGTTCTCCGGCTCGATCTGGGGTTCGACCCCGACGAGTGGGACGGAGAGGACCGAGAGGACCTCGCCCGCGAGATCCGTAAGGAGACCAAGCCGATGGTGATCGCCGCGAACAAGATGGACACCCCCGCGGCGCAGGCGAACTACGAGGAGATCACCTCCGATCCCGACTACGACCACCTGACGATCGTGCCCGCGAGCGCGCACGCCGAGAAGGCGCTGAAACGCGCCGACGAGCAGGGCGCGATCGAGTATCGTGCGGGCGACGGCGACTTCGAGATCGTGGGTGACCTCTCTTCCGAACAGGAAGCCGGGCTCGAACAGATCGGGGGGTTCGTCCGCGAGTTCGAGGGTACGGGCGTCCAGCGCGCGCTCGAAGCGGCGTTGTTCGAGGAGCTCGACGCGATCGCCGTCTTCCCCGGCTCCGCCAACGGCGAGCCCGAGGACGGCAAGTTCATGCGCGACTGCTTCGTCCTGCCCGAGGGCTCGACGACCGAGGACTTCGCCTATTTCCTGCACTCGGACATCGGCGAGGGGCTGCTCCACGGGATCGACTGCCGGAGCGAGCGCCAGGTCGGCGCGGGCCACGAGCTCTCGCATCGGGACGTCATCGAGATCGTCTCGACGAACTGA
- a CDS encoding HAD family hydrolase yields the protein MSERVYDAVVFDNDGVLVEPTERRVLREAIRETYGEFGVSASEEAVEALLGVTRDSINELAAEHDVDAAEFWHQRDMNASRAQCESIENGGKPLYGDVDALDELAPDLGVVSNNQHRTIEFILDHYDLHPYFETHYGREPTLEGIDRKKPNSYYIERALTDLDTRNALYVGDSGVDVLAAQEAGLDCAFIRRPHREGYELPAAPTYEIRSLADLPVICRGDGDAFAPDMESAT from the coding sequence ATGTCTGAGCGCGTCTACGACGCGGTCGTCTTCGACAACGACGGCGTGCTCGTCGAGCCCACCGAGCGCCGCGTGCTCCGGGAGGCGATCCGCGAGACCTACGGCGAGTTCGGCGTCTCTGCGTCCGAGGAGGCCGTCGAGGCGCTTCTCGGAGTTACGCGCGACTCGATCAACGAACTCGCCGCCGAACACGACGTCGACGCCGCCGAGTTCTGGCACCAGCGGGACATGAACGCCTCGCGGGCCCAGTGCGAGTCGATCGAGAACGGCGGCAAACCCCTCTACGGGGACGTCGACGCGCTCGACGAGCTCGCACCCGACCTGGGCGTCGTCAGCAACAACCAGCACCGGACCATCGAGTTCATCCTCGATCACTACGACCTCCACCCGTACTTCGAGACCCATTACGGCCGCGAGCCGACGCTGGAGGGGATCGACAGGAAGAAACCGAACAGCTACTACATCGAGCGCGCGCTGACCGATCTGGACACCCGGAACGCGCTGTACGTCGGCGACAGCGGCGTCGACGTGCTGGCCGCCCAGGAGGCCGGCCTCGACTGTGCGTTCATCCGCCGGCCCCACCGCGAGGGCTACGAGCTGCCCGCCGCGCCGACCTACGAGATCCGAAGTCTAGCGGACCTGCCCGTGATCTGCCGGGGCGACGGCGATGCGTTCGCGCCGGATATGGAATCAGCTACATAG
- a CDS encoding alpha/beta hydrolase, with translation MTTTDTAPIGLAYDDDGSGLPIVFLHGGWLSAESWAGQRERFGDEHRIVVPDLRGHGRTGPSDARRYSVDLMADDLDALLSDLGIEECVLCGLSLGSMVAQSYAARHPDRIQGILLAGAVQTFPPVAMPRAMKRALSPLPMLGSSLAFTGSGATFRSLLSTIRPLTGGPWLARDPEVREAALETVDTMSKSEFKKVFSALYRFEPPALDGLSVPARVVYGEHEVPPVKRQSKELAGALGSDVYKVAGAAHLVNQDSPNGFNRVLSGLLEEVEGGV, from the coding sequence GTGACTACTACCGACACCGCGCCGATCGGGCTCGCGTACGACGACGACGGTTCGGGCCTCCCCATCGTCTTCCTCCACGGCGGCTGGCTCTCGGCCGAGAGCTGGGCGGGCCAGCGCGAGCGCTTCGGCGACGAACACCGGATCGTCGTCCCCGACCTCCGTGGGCACGGCCGGACCGGCCCCTCGGACGCGCGCCGATACTCCGTCGACCTCATGGCCGACGACCTTGACGCGTTGCTCTCCGATCTCGGGATCGAGGAGTGCGTGCTCTGTGGGCTCTCGCTGGGCTCGATGGTCGCCCAGAGCTACGCCGCCCGCCACCCCGATCGGATACAGGGGATCCTACTGGCGGGAGCGGTCCAGACGTTTCCGCCGGTGGCGATGCCGCGGGCGATGAAACGGGCGCTCTCGCCGCTGCCGATGCTCGGGAGTTCGCTCGCGTTCACCGGTAGCGGGGCGACCTTTCGCTCGCTGCTCTCGACGATCCGCCCGCTGACGGGCGGGCCATGGCTCGCGCGCGATCCCGAAGTTCGTGAGGCGGCCCTCGAAACCGTCGACACGATGTCGAAATCGGAGTTCAAAAAGGTATTCTCGGCGCTCTACCGGTTCGAGCCGCCCGCGCTTGACGGGCTCTCGGTTCCCGCACGGGTCGTCTACGGCGAACACGAGGTCCCGCCGGTCAAGCGCCAGAGCAAGGAGCTCGCCGGGGCGCTGGGAAGCGACGTCTACAAGGTCGCGGGCGCCGCCCACCTCGTCAACCAGGACAGCCCCAACGGGTTCAACCGCGTCCTGTCGGGCCTGCTCGAGGAGGTCGAGGGCGGCGTCTAG
- a CDS encoding S8 family peptidase — translation MVSINTTRRRLLRGIAASGLTVGAVGTASADPEETYIVTGGSRNAIENAEFSVTRELAGGSVLLVSGPADAEEELGSTSGVSGVTPNFEVDFPEPVETAPRTTDDAEHTENQWDKEITDTFEAHDHATGEGSRIVIADTGVDGTHPDLAGNFNEELSVSVVNGGEIAPHIGDSGDHGTHVAGTAAATGAEGVTGTAPDAEIVSVRVLGPDSSSFADILAGADYAAEIGADVANYSLGAGPYEPQANSDGLRVAVQQVMQDAARRGTVQTVSSGNAETNLQQGGRFYIPGTVQGVMTVSASGPDDELAFYSNYGTNEIEVGAPGGGTADEDDFEQTDLVFSTEPDGTYGWKAGTSMAAPQVAGLVALVREIDPDGNANQVENAIAQGAELVPGRSSPEFGAGRINALNTVEQAGTPGGGNGGPP, via the coding sequence ATGGTAAGTATAAACACGACACGGAGGCGGCTGCTGCGGGGCATCGCCGCCTCAGGCCTGACGGTGGGTGCGGTCGGAACGGCGAGCGCCGATCCCGAGGAGACGTATATCGTGACCGGTGGCTCACGAAACGCCATCGAGAACGCCGAGTTCTCGGTGACGCGGGAGCTCGCAGGCGGTTCGGTACTGCTCGTGTCGGGGCCGGCGGACGCCGAAGAGGAACTCGGCTCGACCAGCGGCGTCAGCGGCGTGACGCCGAACTTCGAGGTCGACTTTCCCGAACCGGTTGAGACCGCACCGCGGACGACCGACGACGCCGAGCACACTGAAAACCAGTGGGACAAGGAGATCACCGATACGTTCGAGGCCCACGACCACGCGACGGGCGAGGGGTCGAGGATCGTGATCGCCGACACCGGCGTCGACGGCACGCACCCGGATCTCGCGGGGAACTTCAACGAGGAGCTGAGCGTCTCGGTCGTCAACGGTGGGGAGATCGCGCCGCATATCGGCGATAGCGGCGACCACGGTACCCACGTCGCGGGGACCGCGGCGGCGACGGGTGCGGAGGGCGTCACGGGCACCGCGCCGGACGCCGAGATCGTCTCCGTTCGAGTGCTCGGTCCCGATAGCAGCTCGTTCGCGGACATCCTCGCGGGGGCGGACTACGCCGCCGAGATCGGTGCCGACGTCGCGAACTACAGCCTGGGTGCCGGACCCTACGAGCCACAGGCCAACAGCGACGGCCTGCGCGTCGCGGTTCAACAGGTCATGCAGGACGCCGCCCGACGCGGGACCGTCCAGACGGTCTCCTCGGGCAACGCCGAGACGAACCTCCAGCAGGGCGGCCGGTTCTACATCCCCGGCACCGTTCAGGGCGTGATGACCGTCTCCGCGAGCGGACCGGACGACGAGCTCGCCTTCTACTCGAACTACGGGACCAACGAGATCGAGGTCGGCGCACCCGGTGGCGGCACTGCAGACGAAGACGACTTCGAACAGACGGACCTCGTCTTCTCGACGGAGCCCGACGGAACGTACGGCTGGAAGGCGGGCACCTCGATGGCGGCGCCACAGGTCGCGGGGTTGGTCGCCCTCGTCCGCGAGATCGACCCGGACGGCAATGCCAACCAGGTCGAAAACGCGATCGCGCAGGGTGCGGAGCTCGTTCCGGGCCGCAGCAGCCCGGAGTTCGGTGCCGGCCGGATCAACGCCCTGAACACGGTCGAACAGGCCGGCACCCCCGGCGGCGGCAACGGTGGCCCGCCGTAG
- a CDS encoding CBS domain-containing protein produces the protein MDSDLHARDVMTTDVETARPDDEVGDVLERLAKAEFNGFPIVDGEAVVGIVTQGDLVRLFRKKDRLVWIPIGVPPFSETLPYAVDFSLDEFDLGIDFVKNARKDVSEIMTRDVVTVEIDTPIEEVLAILAGEDRDINRVPVLDDGRLVGIITREDLLRALRTELLP, from the coding sequence ATGGACTCCGACCTCCACGCCCGCGACGTGATGACGACCGACGTCGAGACCGCCCGCCCGGACGACGAGGTCGGCGACGTGCTCGAACGCCTCGCGAAGGCCGAGTTCAACGGCTTCCCGATCGTCGACGGCGAGGCGGTCGTCGGGATCGTCACGCAGGGCGACCTCGTGCGGCTCTTCCGCAAGAAGGACCGGTTGGTGTGGATCCCGATCGGCGTCCCGCCGTTCAGCGAGACGCTGCCCTACGCGGTCGACTTCTCGCTCGACGAGTTCGACCTCGGGATCGACTTCGTGAAGAACGCCCGCAAGGACGTCAGCGAGATCATGACCCGCGACGTCGTGACCGTCGAAATCGACACCCCCATCGAGGAAGTGCTCGCGATCCTCGCGGGCGAGGACCGGGACATCAACCGCGTCCCGGTGCTCGACGACGGTCGGCTGGTCGGGATCATCACCCGCGAGGACCTGCTGCGCGCGCTTCGGACCGAGCTCCTCCCCTGA
- a CDS encoding sodium:calcium antiporter produces MWALAWFVALALFGTAVVWRASGWLETSADQLSAYYGLPAIVQGSIVVAIGSSFPELMTAVLAPLLHGEFELGVGAIIGSAIFNVLVIPALATISTPGPLNAGRDLVYKEAQFYIISVAVFLLMCSFAVIYYPVGNGFVGTITPGLALIPLGVYLLYVFIQYQDTADHEAPTVSGISAPRQWGFLLASLALITVGVEALVRAAIGFGEFFGTPSFIWGLTVVAAATSIPDAFVSVTAARNDREVTSVANVLGSNVFDLLVAIPAGVIVAGIAGASAVTIDFVVAVPLAAYLVLATIALFTLMRTDFELEHWEAWVLLGLYVAFLVWLALESLALIDLLV; encoded by the coding sequence ATGTGGGCGCTCGCGTGGTTCGTGGCCCTGGCGCTGTTCGGGACCGCCGTCGTCTGGCGGGCCAGCGGCTGGCTCGAGACCTCGGCCGATCAGCTCTCGGCGTACTACGGGCTGCCCGCGATCGTCCAGGGGTCGATCGTCGTCGCGATCGGCTCCAGCTTCCCGGAGCTGATGACGGCCGTTCTCGCGCCGCTGCTCCACGGCGAGTTCGAGCTCGGCGTCGGCGCGATCATCGGCTCGGCGATCTTCAACGTGCTCGTGATCCCCGCGCTCGCGACGATCTCGACACCCGGCCCGCTGAACGCCGGCCGGGACCTGGTCTACAAGGAGGCGCAGTTCTACATCATCTCGGTCGCCGTCTTCCTGCTGATGTGCTCCTTTGCGGTGATCTACTACCCCGTCGGCAACGGCTTCGTCGGGACCATCACGCCCGGGCTCGCGCTGATCCCGCTCGGGGTCTACCTCCTCTACGTCTTCATCCAGTATCAGGACACCGCGGACCACGAAGCGCCCACGGTCTCGGGGATCAGCGCCCCGCGCCAGTGGGGGTTCCTGCTCGCGAGCCTCGCGCTGATCACGGTCGGCGTCGAGGCGCTGGTGCGGGCGGCGATCGGCTTCGGCGAGTTCTTCGGGACGCCGAGCTTCATCTGGGGGCTGACCGTGGTGGCGGCCGCCACGAGCATTCCCGACGCCTTCGTCAGCGTCACCGCCGCGAGAAACGACCGCGAAGTCACGAGCGTCGCCAACGTCCTCGGCAGCAACGTCTTCGACCTCCTCGTCGCGATTCCGGCGGGGGTGATCGTCGCCGGCATCGCCGGGGCCAGCGCGGTGACGATCGACTTCGTGGTCGCGGTCCCGCTCGCGGCCTACCTCGTGCTCGCGACGATCGCGCTGTTCACCCTCATGCGGACCGACTTCGAGCTCGAACACTGGGAGGCATGGGTGCTTCTGGGACTGTACGTCGCCTTCCTCGTCTGGCTCGCGCTCGAATCGCTCGCGTTGATCGACCTGCTCGTCTAA
- a CDS encoding SOS response-associated peptidase: MCGRYALFTPPDELAERFSVPVPDVDPTYNAAPSQQLPIVPDDREEITTARWGLTPAWADEERDLINARAETMDEKPSFTDAKRCLVPADGFYEWVEEGSGKQPYYVTRRDGEPFAMAGLRTRWEPPTRQTGLDSFAESEGDADDESESIETFAVVTTEPEGVVADLHHRMAVILDREREREWLSGEPFSLAAADDLRAYPVPTAVNSPANDSPELVREAADV, translated from the coding sequence ATGTGCGGACGCTACGCCCTGTTCACGCCGCCCGACGAGCTCGCCGAGCGGTTCTCGGTGCCGGTCCCTGACGTCGACCCGACGTACAACGCCGCCCCGAGCCAGCAGCTTCCGATCGTCCCCGACGACCGCGAGGAGATCACCACTGCTCGCTGGGGGCTGACCCCCGCGTGGGCCGACGAGGAGCGTGACCTGATCAACGCCCGCGCGGAGACGATGGACGAGAAGCCCAGTTTCACGGACGCAAAGCGGTGTCTGGTTCCCGCCGACGGCTTCTACGAGTGGGTCGAGGAGGGCAGCGGAAAGCAGCCCTACTACGTCACCCGCCGCGACGGCGAGCCGTTCGCGATGGCCGGGCTCCGGACCCGCTGGGAGCCACCGACACGCCAGACCGGCCTCGATTCGTTCGCCGAGAGCGAGGGCGACGCCGACGACGAATCCGAGTCGATCGAGACGTTCGCGGTCGTCACGACCGAGCCCGAGGGCGTCGTGGCGGACCTCCACCACCGCATGGCGGTGATCCTCGACCGCGAGCGCGAACGCGAGTGGCTCTCGGGAGAGCCATTCTCGCTCGCCGCAGCCGACGACCTGCGGGCCTATCCCGTCCCGACGGCGGTCAACAGCCCCGCGAACGACTCGCCCGAACTCGTCAGGGAGGCCGCCGATGTCTGA